From a region of the Mus pahari chromosome 12, PAHARI_EIJ_v1.1, whole genome shotgun sequence genome:
- the Cep19 gene encoding centrosomal protein of 19 kDa, giving the protein MKYIAKKCGVRFQPPAMILIYENETEGKSRQRIMPVRNFSKFSDCTRAAEQLKNNPRHKSYLEQVPLKQLEKLFVFLRGSLQGQSLAETMEQIRRETTIDPEEDLNKLDDKELAKRKSIMDELFEKNQKRKDDPSFVYDVEVEFPQDEQLLSCSWDTASVDDF; this is encoded by the exons ATGAAATACATTGCCAAGAAATGTGGAGTTAGGTTCCAGCCTCCAGCTATGATCTTGATTTATGAAAATGAAACCGAAGGAAAGAGCCGCCAGCGTATCATGCCTGTCCGAAACTTTTCAAAGTTCTCAG ATTGCACCAGGGCTGCTGAACAGTTAAAGAATAACCCACGGCACAAGAGTTACCTGGAGCAGGTGCCCCTGAAGCAGCTAGAgaagctgtttgtttttttgagaggtTCCTTGCAGGGGCAGAGCTTGGCAGAAACAATGGAACAGATTCGACGGGAAACAACCATCGATCCTGAGGAAGACCTGAACAAACTGGATGATAAGGAGCTCGCCAAAAGGAAGAGCATCATGGATGAGCTTTTCGagaaaaatcagaagagaaaggaCGACCCCAGTTTTGTGTATGATGTGGAGGTCGAGTTCCCTCAGGATGAACAGCTGCTGTCCTGCAGCTGGGACACAGCATCAGTCGATGACTTCTGA